The stretch of DNA AAACGCATTAGCGCTCTTAGCGCCGTTGGAGCCGTGTAAAAAACGCTTACCCTATTTTGTGCAATGATTTTCCAAAATCTATCCGGCGCTGGGTAAGTCGGCACACCCTCGAACATCATACAGGTCGCCCCATTGGAAAGTGGCCCATATATGAGATACGAGTGACCCGTAACCCAACCTACATCTGCCGTACACCAAAACACGTCCTTGTCGTCATAGTCAAAGATGTACTTAAAACTAACGTGCGCGTATAGCAAATAACCCGCAGTAGTGTGCATTACTCCCTTAGGTTTACCCGTGCTACCACTAGTGTACAACACAAATAAAGGGTGCTCTGAGGGTAACGGCTCGGCTTCGCATTTGTCGCCAATATCATCTTGACTACTTTCGACATGCCACCAGCAATCGCGCCCAGACTTCATATCCACATTCTGATTGCCGCGGTTAAAAACGATTACTCTTCTTACCTGCTCGCAACCAAGGAGAGCCTTATCGACCTTTTCCTTTAGTTGAATCGTCTTGCCACCATGAAAACCCACATCAGCCGTAACTACAACCCGAGAACTACAATCCATTATCCTGTTTCTTAGCGCCTCGAAACTAAAAGCCGAAAAGACCACCGAATGCACTGCTCCTAAGCGCGCACAAGCCAGCACGGCAATCACGAGTTCTGGAATCATCGGAAGAAAAAGAGTAACGGCATCGCCCCTCTTTACGCCATGCTTTCTAAGGACATTTGCAAACCTACACACCTCCAAGTATAGCTGCATATACGTCAAAGTCCTCTTCTCCTCCTCGCGCTCACCCTGCCAAATAATCGCAGCCTTGTTAGCGCGCCAAGTATCTAGGTGCCGATCTAGGCAATTATAAGAAGCATTGATAACGCCAGATGAAAAATACTCCACAAAAAGCCCTTCCCGCTCTCCTATAGAACTAAAGTCGCCCCTAAACACAGAAGAACCAAAATCCTTAAACCAAAATAAGTTCTCTCTAGCCTGCCTAGCCCAAAATTTCTCTGGCTCACTAATGGACTCTCTATACATCTGCTCGTAATCTTGAAGGCTCTGCAAGAGCGCCGCTTTGCGAAAAGCATCACTTGGAGCAATAATGCGCTCCTCGTGAAGAAGTGAATCTATTTCCGATGATGACATTGTTAAACAACTCCTGTTAATATTTCTCAAGCGACGGATCGACCGCTTCGATCCATTGTAGGATACCGCCGCTTAAGTTTCTCACTTTCTTAAAACCACTTTGAAATAAAATCTCCACGGCTTTAGCACCACGTTTGCCGCCTTTACAGTACACGACTATATTTGCACTGCTATCTAGTTCGCTACACAGCTTTTCAATTTCGCTTAAAGGCATAAGTTGAGCTCCTGCTATATGGCAAATATCAAACTCATGCGGCTCCCTCACATCTATGAGGCAAATCTCCTCTCTTCCGCTCAACTCATCGCGAAGTTCCTCTGGGCTAATCATCTCGACCAAACTCCTAACATCATTCATATCACCCTCTTTCATGCAGGCGGTTTGCTCAATGTCCGACAAAACCTTTATAGTGGGATTATCTCCACAAATCGCACAATTTGGATCCTTGCTTATCACCACCTTCCTAAACTCCGCAGCGAGCATGTCATACAATAGAAGGTTACCAACTAGAGGCTCGCCTTGCACGAGAATTAATTTCACTACCTCGCAAGCCTGCAACATCCCAATCACTCCAGGCAAAACGCCAAGCACTCCTCCTTCCGCACAGCTTGGAACCATTCCTCGCGCAGCCACTTCCGGATACAAACATCTATAACAAGGTCCACGTCCTGCCCAAAAAACAGATACTTGCCCCTCGAACCCATACACACTTCCATATACATTTGGTTTCCCGAGCAATGCGCAGGCATCGTTAATCAAGTATTTGGCAGCAAAGTTGTCAGTGCCATCGACGACGATATCATAGTGTCTCAGTATACCTAAGGCATTTTGCGACGAAAGTCGCGAATTGTATAAATCCACTTTGACATCTTCATTAAGCTGTAAAATAGCTTCGCGAGCCGATTCCAATTTTTGCAAACCCACATCAGCCGTTCCATAAATAACCTGCCTGTGTAGATTGCTAATATCTACCGCGTCAAAATCGACTAGACCCATGCGCCCTACTCCCTGAGCTGCTAAATACATAGCTAATGGAGATCCCAAGCCGCCAACTCCCACAATTAAGACACTTGATTTTCTTAGCCTTTCCTGCCCGGGAATACCAACCTCCGGCAGTATTATTTGGCGCTGATAGCGCCTAAGCTCATCTTTGGAAAACAAACAGGCACTCATGCTAAGCACTGCCTTCGCTAGCAACTTTTGGCCCTCGCACTTGGTTTTGCGAGACTCTACCTTGTGGCATTTTAACTTGAATAGAAAAAAAAGACGCCAATTCTCTCAATAACTCTGGACTACAAAATAAGTCACCCAGGAATCCCCACTCTGTAAGTTCCCTGAGATAAGAATTTGGCAATTTGCGGTGGAAATATTTACTCTGCTCTTTGCAGTAATTAGAAGCATGACTTGAAGTTAAGATTAGCACTGGCATTCTAAGGGAGTGCAAAAAAAATCTACAATCAAAGCCAGCAAATGAGAATAAAAACGGCATGCCCATAGGTACGAGTTTGTCGCACACATCCATTAACCTAATTAATAGCCGAGGCTCACTACGAGACTCGGCATCGATAATTACCATGCGTCGCACTGACTTCGACATCTCCCGCGCCAAAACTAAAGCTACGCTCGCGCCGCCCCCAATGCCTATGAGATTAATCCGCTTCGCGTCTGCGCGCAGCAACGTTTCGCATAACTTATC from Deltaproteobacteria bacterium encodes:
- the acs gene encoding acetate--CoA ligase; translated protein: MSSSEIDSLLHEERIIAPSDAFRKAALLQSLQDYEQMYRESISEPEKFWARQARENLFWFKDFGSSVFRGDFSSIGEREGLFVEYFSSGVINASYNCLDRHLDTWRANKAAIIWQGEREEEKRTLTYMQLYLEVCRFANVLRKHGVKRGDAVTLFLPMIPELVIAVLACARLGAVHSVVFSAFSFEALRNRIMDCSSRVVVTADVGFHGGKTIQLKEKVDKALLGCEQVRRVIVFNRGNQNVDMKSGRDCWWHVESSQDDIGDKCEAEPLPSEHPLFVLYTSGSTGKPKGVMHTTAGYLLYAHVSFKYIFDYDDKDVFWCTADVGWVTGHSYLIYGPLSNGATCMMFEGVPTYPAPDRFWKIIAQNRVSVFYTAPTALRALMRLGDELPKRHDLSSLRLLGSVGEPINPEAWMWYYRVIGNERCPIVDTWWQTETGGIMISTLPGAMSMKPGSAGKPFFGVAARVVGEDGAVVTANHGGSLVIESPWPGMIRGVYGDATNKLIKEVYFSKFPGKYFTADGCRVDEDGYYWLLGRIDDVLNVSAHRIATAEVESALVSHRAVSEAAVVGYPHETKGQGICCFVTLKSSVQPTEEVRKELIQQVRSEIGPIATPDRMYFADALPKTRSGKIMRRILKKIAAGEIDKIGDTTTLADPSVVDNLVAAVAKS
- the moeB gene encoding molybdopterin-synthase adenylyltransferase MoeB, whose protein sequence is MSACLFSKDELRRYQRQIILPEVGIPGQERLRKSSVLIVGVGGLGSPLAMYLAAQGVGRMGLVDFDAVDISNLHRQVIYGTADVGLQKLESAREAILQLNEDVKVDLYNSRLSSQNALGILRHYDIVVDGTDNFAAKYLINDACALLGKPNVYGSVYGFEGQVSVFWAGRGPCYRCLYPEVAARGMVPSCAEGGVLGVLPGVIGMLQACEVVKLILVQGEPLVGNLLLYDMLAAEFRKVVISKDPNCAICGDNPTIKVLSDIEQTACMKEGDMNDVRSLVEMISPEELRDELSGREEICLIDVREPHEFDICHIAGAQLMPLSEIEKLCSELDSSANIVVYCKGGKRGAKAVEILFQSGFKKVRNLSGGILQWIEAVDPSLEKY